From the genome of Papaver somniferum cultivar HN1 chromosome 2, ASM357369v1, whole genome shotgun sequence, one region includes:
- the LOC113352244 gene encoding uncharacterized protein LOC113352244 yields the protein MARWNYDDAILCRYFPSILKGSALSWFDNLPPSSIDSYDQLTEKFLATYMYNKVVNTGMDKLFSLAIKMSPLFVEIHGIIPATEGDLRVIIEKHARLEKIQRENPKDHTQHPSHTNSVEQGRGSKRGNSDERPSEDRRERRDDLRRDDRKFEDQVYTKINTIYSRILKEIKGRENLDWPWSKGKQPPRSEKSREYCEYHCFNGHQTEKCKNFKIMIQKLIDAGDLKQYVQRTSTEDKAKRSKQVQLPEGNHTLNTISCSETTGPSLTAQIGKRLRKQFEDYCELYKIDGEEVDEHEQWMDAPMVFDADDVEEDM from the exons ATGGCACGATGGAATTATGATGACGCCATACTTTGCAGATACTTTCCCTCGATTCTAAAAGGGTCAGcgttgtcttggtttgacaattTACCACCGAGTTCCATTGATTCTTACGACCAGCTCACCGAGAAATTCTTGGCAACCTACATGTATAACAAGgtcgtcaacaccggaatggataagctcttctcGCTTGCAATTAA gatgagtcccctatttgtcgAGATACACGGCATCATCCCTGCTACCGAAGGAGATCTTCGTGTAATCATAGAAAAACATGCAAGGTTAGAGAAGATCCAACGAGAGAATCCCAAAGATCATACTCAGCATCCCTCACACACGAATTCTGTAGAACAAGGTAGAGGGTCCAAAAGAGGCAACTCAGATGAACGACCCAGCGAGGACAGAAGAGAACGAAGAGATGATCTACGAAGGgatgaccgaaaattcgaagaccagGTCTACACGAAGATAAATACCATCTATTCACGCATCCTGAAGGAAATCAAGGGTCGGGAAAAcctcgattggccatggtccaagggaaagcagcccccaagaTCAGAAAAGTCGAGAGaatactgtgaatatcattgttttaATGGTCACCAAACAGAGAAATGCAAGAAtttcaagataatgattcaaaagttGATTGACGCAGGAGATCTTAAACAGTACGTACAAAGGACTAGCACCGAAGACAAGGCTAAACGAAGCAAGCAGGTTCAACTACCTGAAGGAAACCACACCCTTAACACCATCTCATGTTCTGAGACCACGGGGCCATCCCTAACTGCCCAGATAGGTAAAAGATTGAGAAAGCAGTTTGAAGACTATTGTGAGTTGTACAAAATCGACGGGGAAGAAGTGGATGaacacgaacaatggatggacgcacCAATGGTTTTCGACGCGGACGACGTTGAAGAAGATATGTAG